The Candidatus Neomarinimicrobiota bacterium DNA window GACGAAGGGGGGGTAGCGATGTCCGCTATTTTTTCTTGTGTTGTTTTGTGGGTAGGATCATTATGGTGCTTTTTACAGGAAGAAAATGGCACTAATTACAGGGAATAAGCAAACAATGATAAAAAAATCATGTTGGTTTATGAGGATAAATACACGGAGAAATATTAAACCCTGAAATGTTTATCGTTTTTCCAATGTACAGGATTGTTTATAATGTATTTCCGGATTCTGTTCAATTCATTATCGTTACGGATAATGTGTTCGTAATAATTGCGTTGCCACACCACGTATGTATCCGTGTTTTGCCGGAACCATTGGGTCACCCCGATTTTAAACCCGCGAATGATGGACCCTATGGTTTTAGATGTACCCCGCGGCCGTCGCAGGGGCGAAAATTTTTTCGTCTCAATATTGTTGTTCACCGGTATATCATTTTTCGCCCCTATTTTCCACACAGGAAAATGACTATGTTTTTGTTTCAGTCCGGGTTGTTTATAAATTACATGTATAAAGAATTCAACTGAAATGTAAAGGAAAATACACTCATCCGGACGCTCATAACCAATTTTACAGAGCTTTTGTCGTTCATTTTTGTTCTTGTTACGTATTCTCTGTCCGGTAAATAAAAAGGGGGACTTTATGCATATTCCGAATGGTGTTAAAAAAAGATTTACTGCAATGCTTATTCTGGGAACCTGCCAGATGCTTCTGGCTGCAAGTCCAAGGATTCTCATAGACGGACGTTTTGACGACTGGTCCGGCCAGGCTGATCTGTGGACCTCGTCCGCAACGGATAGCGACGGTAATGTGACATTCCAAACCCTCAAAGCTTCCAATGATGATAATTTCCTTTTTATCTATTTTAAAACAGCCGAGACCTTTTCCCTTCAGGAAGATTATGCCCTCAAACTCTATGTGGATACGGACAATAACAGTTCAACCGGCCTGTCTGTGGACGGTATCGGCGCTGACATCGAGTTTACCTTTAATCAGCGGTCCGGTGTGATGCACCTGAGTTCAAATACAAGTATTTCCTTTTCGGACCTTTTCATGGTGACGGCACCGACGGTCTGGTCCGATGAGTATGAATTCAGCATCAGCCGGCACACGGAAAGTCCTTCTGGTCAGCCTGTTTTTACAGCCCCGTCCGTACGGTTTTTGATGAAGGATGAATCGGTCTCTTCACTACATGCATCGAAAACATCGGCCGTCACATATACCTTTGCTTCAGAAGCTCCGGAACCTCTCCCCGCATATTCCCTTCAAAAGAAAAATGCAGATTATCTGCGGACGCTGAGCCACAATGTGGAATTCGACGGCTTTTTTGAATCGGAAAACCTCTCAGCCTATGAACGCCTGTATGGAGTGATAAATCCTGATATTATCGGTTTTTCTGAAATTTATAACCATTCCGATGAGGATTTATCTGCCCGGCTGGAAGCAATCCTCCCCTCACCCCAGGGAAAATCCTGGAATGCGGCCCATGTCTATGATAATTTTCTCGCCACCCGGTACACCATCCTGGGGCAATATGCCTGCGGAGGATATGGAAACGGGGCGTTCTATCTTGATTTACGTCCGGACTACCAGGCCAATGCACTGGTTATTGTAGGCCATCCCCCTTGCTGTTCCAGTAACGATGCCTATCGTTCCGATGAAATTGACGCGATTGCCGCTTTTATCCGGGATGCAAAAGCTCCCGGCGGGAATCTGACCCTTCCCGAAAATACACCTATTCTCATCCTTGGGGATATGAATCTGGTTGGGAACCCTCATCAATGGACAACCCTTTTAACAGGTGATATCGATGATGAAGCACGCTTCGGACCGGATTTTACTCCGGACTGGGATAATTCAGTTTTTGAGGATGCCATGCCTTACGTGACCGGTTTACCCATGGCATTTACCCAGGGTGTCGGGACCTATCCCGGCAGTTATGCTAAGGGGCGGCTGGATGTGACGCTTTACTCCGGATCGGTTTTGGATCTGAAAAACAGCTTTGTCCTGTATACAAACGCACTGCCGGTTGATTCCCTGAATATGTATCAATTACAATCAGATGATACAGAATCTGTCAGTGACCACTTCCCCCTGGTCAGCGATTTTCAGGTCAGCATAGACCAGAACTATACCATATCGGACATAAGGATCAACGACAATACCGGGATTCCCGTCTTTTTGAATCAGGTCGTAACGGTCACCGGGATCGTGACCTCCTCGGATGCATTCGGATCATCCGGTCCGGCTTCTATGCAGGATGACCATGCCGGTATATCTATTTACGGCACCAACCTGGTTTCTCAACTCAATACCGGGGATGTGATTACAATAACATCACCGGTGGGATTTTTCAGGGGATTAACGCAATTTGTTTATCAGGCAGGAATTTCCAATATCACGGTCCATGAAAACGTCACCCTGCCATCCCCAACAATTGTAAGCATCCCGGATATCCTCAATCAGGCATGGGACGGATTTGAAGCCCTG harbors:
- a CDS encoding T9SS type A sorting domain-containing protein, with product MHIPNGVKKRFTAMLILGTCQMLLAASPRILIDGRFDDWSGQADLWTSSATDSDGNVTFQTLKASNDDNFLFIYFKTAETFSLQEDYALKLYVDTDNNSSTGLSVDGIGADIEFTFNQRSGVMHLSSNTSISFSDLFMVTAPTVWSDEYEFSISRHTESPSGQPVFTAPSVRFLMKDESVSSLHASKTSAVTYTFASEAPEPLPAYSLQKKNADYLRTLSHNVEFDGFFESENLSAYERLYGVINPDIIGFSEIYNHSDEDLSARLEAILPSPQGKSWNAAHVYDNFLATRYTILGQYACGGYGNGAFYLDLRPDYQANALVIVGHPPCCSSNDAYRSDEIDAIAAFIRDAKAPGGNLTLPENTPILILGDMNLVGNPHQWTTLLTGDIDDEARFGPDFTPDWDNSVFEDAMPYVTGLPMAFTQGVGTYPGSYAKGRLDVTLYSGSVLDLKNSFVLYTNALPVDSLNMYQLQSDDTESVSDHFPLVSDFQVSIDQNYTISDIRINDNTGIPVFLNQVVTVTGIVTSSDAFGSSGPASMQDDHAGISIYGTNLVSQLNTGDVITITSPVGFFRGLTQFVYQAGISNITVHENVTLPSPTIVSIPDILNQAWDGFEALEGMLIRVNHVAFVNQGDFAAATNYPVTDGEYTLDVRIDDQVDLVGTPIPTGEVSITGILSQFDSSSPYSSGYQLLPRSLDDIVPSEPLEGFMLLSPEPSASLSNQTPVFKWRSLPKTDSMDTIRYTLFLDCPDPGVRKFQAGTDTVYMLDENLSDNTQYFWKVSARNTEGNTWDNFGGYRSFIINTGNENPSVPHPLTPDSVIVLTLKPKFIWTPSTDPDPGDYITYQMILRSKTSSVTITSDSNSCKVVEALKDNDEYTWYVKALDTHSGYSLSTSATFWTDLFPEPPVPFNTIHPGDGERVNEPMVTLIWQNAVDPDPLDYSTYTVKFKSTHPDSVVWHEIDVGTDTSLTLNLTTENRYEWQVIAKDDDGHEVISNRGELSGFDVGDVAGLESNGVPQDFFLSQNFPNPFNPVTTIQYGLPEISDVTLTIYDISGRIVSQWFIPRQQAGRHDVIWDGTNRQGHPISTGMYLYSLKAGDFREIKKMVFMK